The genomic region CACAGGTTCGAGGACGTCATGACCCAAGCTTTGATATTCGATGCGTTACGCACGCCCCGTGGCAGAGGCAAGGCCGATGGTGCTCTGCACAGCGTCAAACCGGTGAATCTGCTGGCCGGTCTGCTGACCGCGCTGCAGGAACGTACCTCGCTGGATACCAGCCAGGTCGATGACGTGGTGCTCGGCTGCGTCACGCCGATTGGCGATCAAGGCTCGGACATCGCCAAAACCGCCGTGCAAGTGGCCGATTGGGATGTCAGCGTCGCGGGTGTGCAGATCAACCGTTTCTGCGCCTCGGGACTCGAAGCGGTCAACCTTGGTGCAATGAAAGTGCGTTCGGGCTTCGAAGACCTGGTGGTGGTCGGTGGCGTCGAGTCGATGTCGCGGGTGCCGATGGGCAGCGATGGCGGCGCCTGGGCGCTGGACCCGCAAACCAACCTGCACAGCCACTTCACCCCGCAAGGTGTTGGCGCTGACCTGATCGCCACGCTGGAAGGCTTCAGTCGTCAGGACGTCGATGCCTACGCCTTGCACTCGCAACAGAAAGCCGCACGGGCGCGGGCTGACGGCTCGTTCAACAAGTCGCTGGTGCCGGTGCAGGATCAGAACGGCATCATCCTGCTCGATCACGATGAGTTCATTCGTGCCGAGTCGACTCTGGAAGGCTTGGGCAAGCTCAAGCCGAGTTTCGAAATGATCGGCCAGATGGGTTTTGACGCCACGGCGCTGCGGGTCTACAGCCATGTCGAACGCATCAATCACGTGCACACACCGGGCAACAGTTCCGGGATCGTCGACGGCGCTGCGCTGATGCTGATCGGCTCCGAAGCCAAAGGTCGGGCGCTGGGCTTGCAACCGCGGGCGCGCATCGTCGCCACGGCGGTCACCAGCACCGATCCGACCATCATGCTCACCGGCCCTGCACCAGCCACACGCAAAGCGCTGGCAAAGGCCGGGCTGCGCGTCGAGGACATCGACCTGTTCGAGGTCAACGAAGCGTTTGCCTCGGTGGTGCTGAAGTTCATCAAGGACATGGCCGTCGACCCGGACAAGGTCAATGTCAACGGCGGCTCCATCGCCATGGGCCACCCGTTGGGCGCCACCGGTTGCGCGATCCTCGGCACCCTGCTCGATGAACTGGAAGCGCGACGCCTGCGCTATGGCCTGGCGACGCTGTGCGTCGGCGGCGGTATGGGCATTGCCACCATCATCGAACGCCTCTGAGCCCCGAATTCAAGGAACCTTGTTATGAGCGAAGCCATTCGTTACGAAAAAGGCCAGGACGCTATCGTCGTGCTGACCATCGACATGCCGGGCCAGAGCGCCAACACCATGAACGCCGTGTACCGCGAGGCGATGGCCGAGTGTGTCGCCCGTCTGGTGGATGAAAAAGACCAGATTGCCGGGGTCATCATCACCTCGGCGAAGAAAACCTTCTTTGCCGGCGGCGACCTCAATGAGCTGATCAAGGTCGGCAAGCCTGAAGCCAAAGCTTTCTACGACATGGTGCTGACCCTCAAAGCTCAGTTGCGCACTCTGGAAACCCTCGGCAAACCGGTGGTCGCGGCGATCAACGGCGCGGCGCTGGGCGGCGGTTGGGAAATCTGCCTCGCCTGTCATCACCGCGTGGCTTTGGATGATGCGGCGGTGCAACTCGGTCTGCCGGAAGTGACCCTTGGCCTGTTGCCGGGCGGTGGCGGAGTAGTACGGATGGTGCGCATGCTCGGCATCGAGAAAGCGCTGCCGTATTTGCTTGAAGGTAAAAAGGTGCGGCCGCAACAAGCGTTGCAGGCGGGTCTGATCGATGAGTTGGCGACGGATCGCGATGAATTGCTGGCCAGGGCGCGCGCCTGGATCGTTGCCAATCCGACGGCAGTGCAGCGCTGGGATGTGAAGGGTTATCAGATTCCGGGCGGTATGCCGTCGAATCCGAAAGTCGCGCAGATGCTGGCGATTGCGCCGTCGATTCTGCGCAGCAAGACCCAAGGGACACTGCCGGCGCCGGAGAAAATCCTCTGCGCGGCAGTCGAGGGCGCTCAGGTCGATTTCGACACTGCGCACCTGATCGAAACCCGTTACTTCACTGAACTGACCACCGGGCAGATCTCGAAAAACCTGATCGGCACATTCTGGTTTCAACTCAATGAGATCAACGCCGGAGGTTCGCGGCCGCAGGGCTTTGCGCCTTATAAAACGCAGAAGGTCGGCGTGCTCGGCGCCGGGATGATGGGCGCAGGGATTGCCTTTGTCAGTGCTTCGGCGGGTATTGAAGTGGTGCTCAAGGACGTCAATCTGGCTGCCGCCGCAAAAGGCAAAGCACATTCTGCGGCGTTGCTGGACAAGAAAGTCGCTCGCGGACAGATGGATGCTGCGAAGCGTGATGAGGTGTTGGCGCGGATCAAGCCGTCCGAAAGTGATGCCGACCTCGCGGGTTGCGATCTGATCATCGAGGCGGTATTTGAAGATCGCGATCTCAAGGCCAGGGTTTCCTCTGCCGCCCAGCGAGTGGTCGGCGCCGACGCGGTCATCGCGTCGAATACATCGACGTTGCCTATCACCGGGCTGGCGGCTGCCGTGCCTGATCAAAGCAAATTCATCGGCCTGCATTTCTTCAGCCCGGTAGAAAAAATGCCGCTTGTGGAAATCATCAAAGGCGCACAAACCAGCGACGAAACCCTCGCCCGAGGTTTTGATTTCGTTCTGCAAATCAAGAAGACGCCAATCGTGGTCAACGACAGTCGCGGCTTCTTCACCTCACGTGTGTTCGGCACCTTCACCAACGAAGGCATCGCCATGCTCGGCGAGGGCGTAAGTGCGCCGATGATCGAGACCGAAGCGCGCAAGGCCGGGATGCCGGTCGGGCCTCTGGCGATCTCTGACGAAGTTTCCCTCAGCCTGATGAGTCATATCCGCCAGCAAACTGCCAAAGACCTACAGGCAGAACGGAAGCCGCTGATTGAGCACCCTGCCTTCGCCGTGATTGACTTGCTGCTTCACGAATACAAGCGTCCGGGCAAAGCGGCGGGAGGCGGTTTCTATGATTACCCGGCGGGAGGCCAGAAACATTTGTGGCCAGAACTGAAGGCGCGCTTCGAGAAGCCCGACGGGCAGATCTCGCCGATAGATGTGCGTGATCGGCTGTTGTTCGTGCAGGCCATCGAAACCGTGCGCTGTGTGGAGGAGGGCGTGTTGACCTCGACGGCGGACGCCAATGTCGGTTCGATCTTTGGTATCGGTTTTGCCGCGTGGACGGGCGGTGCGTTGCAGTTCATCAACCAGTACGGGGTGAAGGATTTCGTCGCTCGCGCGCAGTATCTGGCCGAGCAGTATGGCGAGCGTTTCGCGCCGCCAGCGTTGCTGCTGGATAAAGCGGCAAAAGGTGAAATGTTCTAAGGGCGATGTTTCAGGAGCAGTGCGCATTCCGGGGCTTGCCTTGCCAGGGTGTTTCAAGGCAGGCTCTGGGGTGTTCATTATTCCCATCACGTGTCAGGTATTTTTTATGTCGCTACGCATCTGCATTCTGGAAACCGACATCCTGCGTCCGGAACTGGTCGATCAATATCAGGGTTACGGGCAGATGTTCCAGCGCCTGTTCTCGCAGCAACCGATTGCCGCCGAGTTCACCGTCTACAACGTGATGCAGGGCGAATACCCGAGCGACGATCTGACCTTCGACGCGTACCTGGTCACCGGCAGCAAGGCCGATTCGTTCGGCACTGATCCGTGGATCCAGACCCTTAGGGAGTACCTGCTGACGCGTTACGAGCGCGGCGACAAACTGCTCGGCGTGTGCTTCGGTCACCAACTGTTGGCGCTGCTGCTCGGTGGCAAGAGCGAGCGTGCGACGCAGGGTTGGGGTGTCGGCACCCACAATTACAAACTCGCGGCCAAGGCGCCGTGGATGAGCCCGGTGCGTGAGGAACTGACGCTGCTGATCAGCCACCAGGACCAGGTCACAGCGCTGCCGGAAAACGCCACGGTTATTGCTTCCAGCGATTTCTGCCCGTTCGCGGCGTATCACATCAATGATCAGGTGCTGTGCTTCCAGGGGCATCCGGAATTTATCCACGATTATTCGCGAGCGCTGCTGGATCTGCGTCAGGAAGCGTTGGGTTCGCAGATCTACACCAAGGGGGTGGCCAGCCTCGAGCAGGAACACCATGGTGCGACGGTTGCGGAGTGGATGATGCGTTTTGTGGCGCATAAGCCAGAAACTGTCTAAGGCCAAAAGCTTCGCGAGCAGGCTCGTTCCCACATTGGATTTTCGGTGCGCCACCGATCAATGTGGAAGTGAGCCTGCTCGCGAATGTTCCAGACAACTCGGTTTGCTCTACAACCACCCCGATTTCTTGAAGCTCGCCCACAAACTTACACATCCCACCGCAATAAACCCCAGCACGCCGAAATAGCCGTAGTGCCAGCTCAACTCCGGCATGTTCTGGAAGTTCATCCCGTAAATCCCCGCCACCGCCGTCGGAAACGCCAGGATCGCCGCCCAGGCAGCAAACTTGCGCTGTACCACGCTTTGCCGTGATGCCTCGAGCAACACACCGATCTCGATGGTCTGGCTGGCGATGTCGGCCAAAGTGCTCAGGTCTTCCATCTGCCGCGTTACGTGGATCTGCACATCGCGGAAGTACGGGCGCATATTCTTGTCGATAAACGGGAAACTCAGCTTCTGCAGTTCCTCGCCAATCTCCACCATCGGCGCCGCGTACCGGCGCAGGCGCACGACATCGCGGCGCAAGCCATGCAGCTTCTGAATGTCGCGTTCATTCAACGCGCTACACAACACGTTGCGTTCCAGTTCATCGATTTCGGCATGAATGGCTTCGCCCACCGGCTGATAGTTCTCGATGACGAAATCGAGCAACGCATACAGTACGAAATCTTCCCCATGTTCCAGCAGTAGCGGGCGCGCCTCACAGCGTTGGCGGACATGCGCGTAGGACGCCGAGTGACCGTTACGCGCGGTGATGATGTAGCCCTTGCCGGCAAAGATGTGCGTCTCGATAAATTGCAGAACGCCGTTTTCGCGAATGGGCGAATAGGTGACGATAAACAGAGCGTCGCCAAAGGTTTCCAGTTTCGGTCGACTG from Pseudomonas tensinigenes harbors:
- a CDS encoding acetyl-CoA C-acetyltransferase, which translates into the protein MTQALIFDALRTPRGRGKADGALHSVKPVNLLAGLLTALQERTSLDTSQVDDVVLGCVTPIGDQGSDIAKTAVQVADWDVSVAGVQINRFCASGLEAVNLGAMKVRSGFEDLVVVGGVESMSRVPMGSDGGAWALDPQTNLHSHFTPQGVGADLIATLEGFSRQDVDAYALHSQQKAARARADGSFNKSLVPVQDQNGIILLDHDEFIRAESTLEGLGKLKPSFEMIGQMGFDATALRVYSHVERINHVHTPGNSSGIVDGAALMLIGSEAKGRALGLQPRARIVATAVTSTDPTIMLTGPAPATRKALAKAGLRVEDIDLFEVNEAFASVVLKFIKDMAVDPDKVNVNGGSIAMGHPLGATGCAILGTLLDELEARRLRYGLATLCVGGGMGIATIIERL
- a CDS encoding amidotransferase — encoded protein: MSLRICILETDILRPELVDQYQGYGQMFQRLFSQQPIAAEFTVYNVMQGEYPSDDLTFDAYLVTGSKADSFGTDPWIQTLREYLLTRYERGDKLLGVCFGHQLLALLLGGKSERATQGWGVGTHNYKLAAKAPWMSPVREELTLLISHQDQVTALPENATVIASSDFCPFAAYHINDQVLCFQGHPEFIHDYSRALLDLRQEALGSQIYTKGVASLEQEHHGATVAEWMMRFVAHKPETV
- a CDS encoding magnesium and cobalt transport protein CorA gives rise to the protein MGRVVAAAVYSAGKKVTNISLDEGAAWAAKTGHFVWIGLEEPDAQELSNLQRQFNLHELAIEDALEKHSRPKLETFGDALFIVTYSPIRENGVLQFIETHIFAGKGYIITARNGHSASYAHVRQRCEARPLLLEHGEDFVLYALLDFVIENYQPVGEAIHAEIDELERNVLCSALNERDIQKLHGLRRDVVRLRRYAAPMVEIGEELQKLSFPFIDKNMRPYFRDVQIHVTRQMEDLSTLADIASQTIEIGVLLEASRQSVVQRKFAAWAAILAFPTAVAGIYGMNFQNMPELSWHYGYFGVLGFIAVGCVSLWASFKKSGWL
- a CDS encoding 3-hydroxyacyl-CoA dehydrogenase NAD-binding domain-containing protein gives rise to the protein MSEAIRYEKGQDAIVVLTIDMPGQSANTMNAVYREAMAECVARLVDEKDQIAGVIITSAKKTFFAGGDLNELIKVGKPEAKAFYDMVLTLKAQLRTLETLGKPVVAAINGAALGGGWEICLACHHRVALDDAAVQLGLPEVTLGLLPGGGGVVRMVRMLGIEKALPYLLEGKKVRPQQALQAGLIDELATDRDELLARARAWIVANPTAVQRWDVKGYQIPGGMPSNPKVAQMLAIAPSILRSKTQGTLPAPEKILCAAVEGAQVDFDTAHLIETRYFTELTTGQISKNLIGTFWFQLNEINAGGSRPQGFAPYKTQKVGVLGAGMMGAGIAFVSASAGIEVVLKDVNLAAAAKGKAHSAALLDKKVARGQMDAAKRDEVLARIKPSESDADLAGCDLIIEAVFEDRDLKARVSSAAQRVVGADAVIASNTSTLPITGLAAAVPDQSKFIGLHFFSPVEKMPLVEIIKGAQTSDETLARGFDFVLQIKKTPIVVNDSRGFFTSRVFGTFTNEGIAMLGEGVSAPMIETEARKAGMPVGPLAISDEVSLSLMSHIRQQTAKDLQAERKPLIEHPAFAVIDLLLHEYKRPGKAAGGGFYDYPAGGQKHLWPELKARFEKPDGQISPIDVRDRLLFVQAIETVRCVEEGVLTSTADANVGSIFGIGFAAWTGGALQFINQYGVKDFVARAQYLAEQYGERFAPPALLLDKAAKGEMF